Proteins found in one Labrenzia sp. VG12 genomic segment:
- a CDS encoding TetR/AcrR family transcriptional regulator codes for MAAATGLNRPSLYSAFGSKKAMYLKVIERFADQMHIHLREAGLSQTGANARMKEILSAAIDLYTGKSFHTDAAYGCFAITTLPAEIMDDTDFQSALSQVLTRTDRGFASLIRYEANGAMAEQDIQEVAQQLALVLHGLSIRARAGDSPDLLKRLAASAVDRLLPETSKSVVER; via the coding sequence ATCGCCGCTGCAACAGGGCTGAACAGGCCAAGTCTGTATTCTGCGTTCGGCAGCAAGAAAGCCATGTATCTCAAGGTTATCGAGCGATTTGCCGATCAGATGCACATCCATCTTCGCGAGGCCGGCTTGTCCCAGACCGGCGCAAATGCGCGAATGAAGGAAATCTTGTCCGCAGCAATCGATCTATACACCGGCAAATCGTTTCACACAGATGCGGCCTATGGATGTTTCGCGATCACCACCCTTCCCGCTGAGATAATGGACGACACAGATTTTCAATCCGCGCTTTCGCAGGTTTTGACGCGGACCGATCGCGGCTTTGCCTCCCTGATCCGGTATGAGGCCAACGGCGCCATGGCTGAGCAGGACATTCAGGAGGTCGCTCAGCAGCTGGCCCTGGTTTTGCACGGCCTTTCCATTCGCGCCCGGGCCGGAGATTCCCCGGATCTCTTGAAGCGACTGGCTGCAAGCGCTGTGGACCGCTTGCTGCCGGAAACGTCAAAGAGCGTTGTGGAGCGTTAG